Below is a genomic region from Microbacterium sp. KUDC0406.
ATGATGAGCACGTACGGATGCTCGGCGAGCAGCTCGCGCAGCGCCGTGGCCCGCGCGGGGGAGAGCGACGCGCCGGTGGGGTTCTGCGCGCGGGGCGTGCACACGATCGCCCGAACACCGGCGTCGAGTGCGCCGCGCAGCCCGTCGACGGTCATGCCCTCGGAGTCGACCGGCACCGGGATCGTGCGGTAGCCACCGAGTCGGGCGGTGTGGATGCTGGCGAGGAAGCAGGGGTCTTCGAGCGCGACCGCGTCGTCGCGCATCAGCGCCTGCGCGAGCAGTCGTTCCACCGCATCCACCGCGCCGCTGGTGATCGTGACACGCAGGTCGTCGCGCCCCAGGTCGGCGGCGACCCAGGTGCGGGCCCAGGTGTCCAGCGCAGGGTCGATGACCGGTTCGCCGTAGAGCACGGGACGTCCGACGATGCGATGCAGCGCGGGAGTCGGATCGGGGATGTAGCCCGGGTCGGGGTTGCCCGAGCCGATGTCGCGCAGCACGGTGTCTGCGGCATGTCCTTCCTGCGCGACACTGCCGGCGCCGGCGACGACGGTGCCGGCCCTGCCGCTGGAGAGCACGAGACCGGCCTGGGCGAGCTGACGGTACGCGGCGACAGCCGTGTTGCGGTTCACGCTCAGTGCCGAGGCGAGCTCTCGCACCGGGGGAAGGGCGTCGCCGGGAGAGAGCAGGCCGCGTTCGCGGAGCGCGCGGATGCTGTCGGCGATCTCCGCCGCCGTGGAACCCGTGATCTGGTGCATCGGGTCGAGTCTACGGTGCTATCGTTTGGCATAGGCCAATAGTTGTCTTTGTCCCGAGAGGATCCCCATGTCTGAGCAGACCACCGGATCGGCCCGCGTCAAGCGCGGCCTCGCCGAGATGCTGAAGGGCGGCGTCATCATGGACGTCGTCACCGCCGAGCAGGCGAAGATCGCCGAGGATGCCGGCGCTGTCGCTGTGATGGCCCTCGAGCGCGTCCCCGCCGACATCCGTGCCCAGGGCGGCGTCTCCCGCATGAGCGACCCCGACATGATCGACAGCATCATCGACGCCGTCTCGATCCCGGTGATGGCGAAGGCCCGCATCGGTCACTTCGTCGAGGCGCAGGTGCTGCAGGAGCTCGGTGTCGACTACATCGACGAGTCCGAGGTGCTCTCGCCTGCGGACTACGTCAACCACATCGACAAGTACGACTTCACCGTGCCGTTCGTCTGCGGCGCCACCAACCTCGGTGAGGCGCTGCGCCGCATCAACGAGGGTGCGGCGATGATCCGCTCCAAGGGCGAGGCCGGCACCGGCGACGTCTCCGAGGCGATGAAGCACATCCGCAAGATCCGCGGTGAGATCGCCGCCCTCGGCGCGCTGTCGAAGGACGAGCTGTACGTCGCTGCGAAGGACCTGCAGGCACCCTATGAGCTGGTCGCCGAGATCGCCGAGACCGGGACGCTGCCCGTCGTGCTGTTCGTCGCGGGAGGCGTCGCCACCCCGGCGGATGCCGCGATGATGATGCAGCTCGGTGCGGACGGCGTGTTCGTCGGCTCCGGCATCTTCAAGTCGGGCAACCCGGCGGAGCGCGCGAAGGCGATCGTCAAGGCGACGACCTTCTACGACGACCCGAAGGTCATCGCCGAGGTGTCCCGTGGTCTCGGCGAGGCCATGGTCGGCATCAACGTCTCCGACCTCCCCGCACCGCACCGTCTCGCCGAGCGCGGCTGGTGACCACGCACCGCGTCGGTGTGCTCGCGCTGCAGGGCGATGTGCGCGAGCACACCGCTCTGCTCACGGAGCTGGGTGCCGAGGTCGTGCTGGTGCGCCGGCCCGAGGAAGTCGCGTCCGTCGGCGGTCTCGTGATCCCCGGCGGCGAGTCGACCGTGATCGACAAGCTCTCTCGCACCTTCGGCCTGCAGGAGCCGATCCGCGCGGCCATCGCCGACGGGATGCCGGTGCTCGGCACCTGCGCGGGGCTCATCATGCTCTCGAATGAGCTGGTCGACGGCATCGAGGGGCAGGAGACCTTCGGAGGCCTGGACGTGCTCACCCGGCGCAACGCCTTCGGCCGTCAGACAGAGTCCTTCGAAGCACAGCTGGACGTTCCCGAGCTCGGCGAGGCACCGGTGCATGCCGCGTT
It encodes:
- a CDS encoding aminotransferase class I/II-fold pyridoxal phosphate-dependent enzyme — translated: MHQITGSTAAEIADSIRALRERGLLSPGDALPPVRELASALSVNRNTAVAAYRQLAQAGLVLSSGRAGTVVAGAGSVAQEGHAADTVLRDIGSGNPDPGYIPDPTPALHRIVGRPVLYGEPVIDPALDTWARTWVAADLGRDDLRVTITSGAVDAVERLLAQALMRDDAVALEDPCFLASIHTARLGGYRTIPVPVDSEGMTVDGLRGALDAGVRAIVCTPRAQNPTGASLSPARATALRELLAEHPYVLIIEDDHFSALSRRPYESLIGPEHRRYALVRSVSKFLGPDMCLAVAATDPTTAERLAMRLSPGTTWVSHLLQRLALTQLQDASVQTLFDEAAEHYASRNRAFAEGLAVRGIPCEPGDGLNLWVELPVPARIAAEHLMRRGWLARTGDEFRPDEGLQPSHHLRLTVHDLDADETTALLDDLAAAVRR
- the pdxS gene encoding pyridoxal 5'-phosphate synthase lyase subunit PdxS; the encoded protein is MSEQTTGSARVKRGLAEMLKGGVIMDVVTAEQAKIAEDAGAVAVMALERVPADIRAQGGVSRMSDPDMIDSIIDAVSIPVMAKARIGHFVEAQVLQELGVDYIDESEVLSPADYVNHIDKYDFTVPFVCGATNLGEALRRINEGAAMIRSKGEAGTGDVSEAMKHIRKIRGEIAALGALSKDELYVAAKDLQAPYELVAEIAETGTLPVVLFVAGGVATPADAAMMMQLGADGVFVGSGIFKSGNPAERAKAIVKATTFYDDPKVIAEVSRGLGEAMVGINVSDLPAPHRLAERGW
- the pdxT gene encoding pyridoxal 5'-phosphate synthase glutaminase subunit PdxT, producing the protein MTTHRVGVLALQGDVREHTALLTELGAEVVLVRRPEEVASVGGLVIPGGESTVIDKLSRTFGLQEPIRAAIADGMPVLGTCAGLIMLSNELVDGIEGQETFGGLDVLTRRNAFGRQTESFEAQLDVPELGEAPVHAAFIRGPVVESVGPDAAMLAALPDGRVVAVEQGDLLGISFHPEISGEPRFHQRFLARVAARG